One Sphaeramia orbicularis chromosome 21, fSphaOr1.1, whole genome shotgun sequence DNA window includes the following coding sequences:
- the LOC115412824 gene encoding trace amine-associated receptor 8c-like, with product MELTEPQLCFPMLLNTSCRRQPARASYGMDVLSILLFFMAVVTAFLNLLVIISISHFRQLHSSTNSFLLSLAVSDFLIGMVVVPIEVQMTSTCWYLGDLLCALYFIVPITLIMASVGTMVLISVDRYVAICDPLRYQTRITIKVVNLSICLCWTCAVIYSVCLLHENLEHPGRFNSCFGECVVNINGEVDLVVGCILPVSVVIVLYTRVFKVVLSQVRAMRCQVSLPSATGNAKMSEVKAATSLGVVVLAFLFCYIPYYLVTMSGGHILIGSLIESYTIFIVYFNSCLNPVIYALFCRWFRTALKLIVTLQILKPGSCHARLL from the exons ATGGAGCTCACGGAACCTCAGCTCTGTTTCCCAATGCTCCTGAACACCTCATGCAGGAGGCAGCCTGCCCGTGCGTCCTACGGAATGGATGTCCTGTCCATCCTACTGTTCTTCATGGCTGTGGTCACGGCGTTCCTCAACCTGCTGGTCATCATCTCCATCTCCCACTTCAG GCAGCTTCACTCCTCCACCAACTCCTTCCTCCTGTCTCTGGCTGTCTCGGACTTCCTGATCGGCATGGTGGTGGTTCCGATCGAGGTCCAGATGACCAGTACCTGTTGGTACCTGGGTGATCTGCTGTGTGCTCTGTACTTCATCGTCCCCATCACCCTGATAATGGCATCCGTCGGGACCATGGTCCTGATCTCGGTGGATCGCTACGTGGCCATCTGTGACCCACTCCGTTATCAGACCAGAATAACCATTAAAGTGGTCAACCTGAGTATCTGTCTGTGCTGGACCTGTGCTGTCATCTACTCCGTTTGTCTCTTACATGAAAACCTGGAACACCCAGGACGCTTTAACTCCTGTTTTGGTGAGTGTGTGGTGAACATTAATGGTGAAGTGGACCTGGTGGTGGGCTGCATTCTGCCGGTGTCTGTGGTCATCGTTCTGTATACGAGGGTGTTCAAGGTGGTTTTGTCTCAGGTTCGAGCCATGCGTTGTCAAGTTTCACTTCCTTCAGCCACTGGAAACGCCAAGATGTCTGAGGTGAAAGCAGCCACAAGCCTGGGCGTGGTGGTCCTTGCATTCCTGTTCTGTTACATCCCCTATTATTTGGTGACGATGTCAGGTGGACACATCCTCATTGGGTCTCTAATCGAGTCCTACACCATTTTTATAGTGTATTTCAACTCCTGCCTAAACCCTGTAATCTATGCCTTGTTCTGCCGCTGGTTTAGAACAGCTCTTAAACTGATTGTCACTCTTCAGATACTGAAGCCTGGTTCCTGTCACGCCCGCTTACTGTAG